In Perca fluviatilis chromosome 14, GENO_Pfluv_1.0, whole genome shotgun sequence, a genomic segment contains:
- the LOC120572383 gene encoding uncharacterized protein LOC120572383 yields the protein MRSFSLISALLLCSLSWISVSASESHTVEVQSGGDVTLMCSNISRVITTTEWFRVINRTKPSCVSSMYGSDGKPSFCDGYQNRFEMSSNISTVFLKIKRVDLSDSGLYFCGFYIGRHTVIAGATHLKVQGNSESDFGVDLNKESKDSEGMTNVMIVILGSLTVLTVFLTIVVTVLTVKIRKLQTAVIEEPQPERNKVNPALTYINYDLNYAALNFQAKPKRSRRPASERDLEPHVVYAATR from the exons ATGAGGAGCTTCAGCTTAATATCAGCTTTACTTCTCTGCAGCCTCA gcTGGATCTCTGTCTCAGCTTCTGAGTCTCACACTGTGGAGGTCCAGTCTGGTGGAGACGTCACGCTGATGTGCTCCAACATTTCCAGAGTTATAACTACAACAGAATGGTTCAGAGTGATCAACAGAACCAAGCCCAGCTGTGTCTCCTCTATGTACGGGTCTGATGGCAAACCTTCGTTCTGTGATGGATATCAAAATAGATTTGAGATGAGCTCCAACATCTCTACTGTCTTTCTTAAAATCAAGAGAGTGGATTTATCTGACTCTGGACTGTATTTCTGTGGATTTTACATAGGAAGACATACAGTCATCGCTGGTGCAACACATTTAAAAGTCCAAG gTAACAGTGAATCTGATTTTGGAGTGGATTTAAATAAAGAAAGTAAG GATTCTGAAGGAATGACAAACGTCATGATTGTGATCCTGGGTTCTCTGACTGTTCTGACTGTTTTCCTCACTATAGTCGTCACTGTTCTGACTGTTAAAATCAGGAAACTTCAGACAG CTGTGATTGAAGAACCGCAGCCAGAAAGAAACAAGGTGAACCCAGCATTAACTTATATaaact ATGACCTGAACTACGCAGCTCTAAATTTCCAGGCAAAACCCAAAAGAAGCCGCAGGCCTGCATCAGAGAGAGATCTGGAGCCACATGTTGTGTATGCTGCTACCAGATAG